In a genomic window of Helianthus annuus cultivar XRQ/B chromosome 10, HanXRQr2.0-SUNRISE, whole genome shotgun sequence:
- the LOC110881511 gene encoding bifunctional riboflavin biosynthesis protein RIBA 1, chloroplastic has protein sequence MDFLTPVYLLAALLIGTTLQSSSPPILNEATIFSVGFLVIALSLYKKKINKIVKRVSSARLPTACGSFVVYCYKSMSDGLEHVAIVKGEIGKGKNVLVRVHSECLTGDIFGSARCDCGNQLELAMKLIEEAGRGVVVYLRGHEGRGIGLGHKLRAYNLQDNGRDTVQANEDLGLPVDSRDYGIGAQILKDLGVKTMKLMTNNPIKCIKLKGYGLEVSERVPIVTPITKDNKRYLETKEAKMGHLYSLGTQNAIY, from the exons ATGGATTTTCTCACTCCAGTTTATCTTTTAGCTGCTTTGCTCATTGGAACAACACTTCAGTCATCTTCTCCACCGATCCTGAATGAAGCAACAATTTTCTCCGTTGGCTTTTTAGTGATAGCATTGTCTCT GTATAAAAAGAAgataaataaaatagttaaacgAGTATCTTCAGCTCGGCTGCCTACTGCATGTGGATCATTTGTTGTTTATTGTTATAAATCAATGTCGGATGGATTGGAGCATGTCGCGATAGTAAAG GGTGAGATTGGCAAGGGAAAGAATGTTCTTGTTAGGGTTCACTCAGAATGCTTAACAGGAGACATATTCGGGTCTGCTAGATGTGATTGTGGGAACCAATTGGAACTTGCAATGAAACTAATCGAAGAGGCCGGTAGGGGAGTAGTGGTTTATCTCAGAGGTCATGAGGGACGAGGCATCGGGTTAGGTCACAAGCTTCGTGCTTATAACTTACAAGATAATGGTCGCGATACGGTACAAGCCAACGAGGACCTTGGTTTGCCTGTAGATTCAAGAGATTATGGCATTGGAGCTCAG ATTTTGAAGGATTTGGGAGTTAAAACAATGAAATTGATGACAAACAACCCAATCAAGTGCATTAAACTTAAAGGGTATGGCTTAGAAGTTTCAGAGAGAGTTCCCATTGTTACTCCTATTACCAAGGACAACAAACGATATCTCGAAACCAAAGAAGCAAAGATGGGGCATCTTTATAGCTTAGGGACTCAAAATGCCATATATTAA